Below is a window of Malus domestica chromosome 13, GDT2T_hap1 DNA.
ACAAGTTTCAGTTTGATCTTCTATTGCTAAATTCGTAATCTTTTGCAGGCGTGACCACTTTGACAATTATTTGGTTTTTTGGCAAAATGTTTGGGTTTAAGAAATCGCCTGCAAAGATTGGAAAGCAAGGTTCTGTAGACCCAGGTTTTCAAGCTGATTCAGACGAGGGGAAGAACACGCTTAACCCCGCGAGAAGAACTTCTTCGGAACCTATGCTTATCACCCCGGATTTCAGCAACGAAAAAAAACCATTAGAGCAGCAGAGTATGCAAGAGTTAGAGAAATATGCTGTTAACAAGTCCGAGGAGACAACAAAGAGTgtcaacaattgcctcaggATTGCAGAGAACATCAGAGGGGATGCTACAAGGACCCTTGACATGTTGCACCAGCAGGGTGAGCAAATTACAAGGACTCACATGGCGGCTGTTGATATCGATAAGGATTTGAGTCGGGTAATCTCTCCTTCTTGTTAGGGTTTTGTAATCTAGATGATTTTAGTTTTTCTTGTGACACAAGAAACTATGAAACCCGAAGAGGAGCAGCATTTTTTATCGTAAATACCTAATGATGCATTCTGAAAACAGGGTGAGAAGATTTTAAACAATCTTGGAGGCATGTTCTCAATGCCTTGGAAGCCGAAGAAGACCAAGGATATTTCGGGACCCGATCTGTCATTAGGTTTGCTTCTGTTATAATCTGCTTGCTTcatttcttgattcttcaaaACCTCATGAAGTTTTTTGTGTATGGTGATCATGCTCAGCTTCTGCACCCAAAAAAGCTGACCCACAGCAGAGGGAAAAGTTGGGTTTAGGTCCGAAAGGGCGGTCAGCTCCTGCGACGCCTCCTCCAGAAGGCTCAGGTGCCATGCAGAAAGTCGAGGTTAGTGTTTGCGATTAAGATTATCAAGAATGTGGCCACGTGCTCTCCCGATTTTACTTATTTTGGGATTGGTTTGTGAATAACAGTATGAGAAGGCAAAGCAAGATGATGGACTTTCAG
It encodes the following:
- the LOC103451768 gene encoding putative SNAP25 homologous protein SNAP30; protein product: MFGFKKSPAKIGKQGSVDPGFQADSDEGKNTLNPARRTSSEPMLITPDFSNEKKPLEQQSMQELEKYAVNKSEETTKSVNNCLRIAENIRGDATRTLDMLHQQGEQITRTHMAAVDIDKDLSRGEKILNNLGGMFSMPWKPKKTKDISGPDLSLASAPKKADPQQREKLGLGPKGRSAPATPPPEGSGAMQKVEYEKAKQDDGLSDLSNILGDLKGMAMDMGNELDRQNRAIDNLSDDIDEVNSRVKGANQRTRRLLE